Part of the Lolium rigidum isolate FL_2022 chromosome 6, APGP_CSIRO_Lrig_0.1, whole genome shotgun sequence genome, ACAGCCATGCATAGGGACTACCGTTCTGTAAACATGAAGTTCACGGACAATTGAACACCTCTCTACAAGTTCAGGCCCCGTAACATTGCGGCCCCATGTGCGCAAGCGCAACAAACCAATAAGGATAtcttatctcaaaaaaaaaaaaaatctcaaaaaaaaaaaaaaccaataaGGATATCCCGTAACATTGCGGCCCCATGTACCattagcaaaagaaaaggagacCCAGTGATACAGCTCAAAAAATAGGAGATCCCGTGATAAACTTTATGCACCAGTAGCAACCTTAGGAGCACATTTACAAGCAGAACAGATTAAGCTGGAATTTTGCAAGAACTACTTGAACAGCTAAGGTCTTGGACTCTTGGGCCAACTAAAATGTCAAGTGTGCTAAAGCATCTCGTGATCGAGTAAATAAAGAAATTTTGTTTCTGTGACGCATTGCATGCAGTTTAGGGACATTAGTTAATTTGGTTTGATAGGGTTGAGTGAGACTACGAAGGAAATAGCAAAGGTTACTGGTCTGTCAGTTTACTTTTTCGCGAAAACGTAAaagacttgcgtttcgatgcattgatagataaagagAGTTAGTTATGTACATGCCCCTCCGAAGAGAGACGAACACCCCGcagtacaactcgacccaaggaAGGAAACCCTATTCTTGGGGAGTAGCTGGcggacaccccgggctcccgcgtccgcccattgccgcgCTTCTGTCCTGATGTCGCTGAAGAGTGAAGGCACCGAGGGCTGTGCATTGTCGAAGATCACTTAGCAGTTCTCTGAATCTCGTTGTTTCACTTAGCAGTTCAGTTTAGGCTTAATTCTATGCTTTTACAAATAAAAATTGAGTAAGCCCAGCAGGAACAAACTTTGATCGGTCTTGTTCCGAGCTAGAGGAGGACAAGCTTACCAGAGATGTGAAGTTGCGCCTCCGCCGCCCGCTCCTTCCTCGCCTACCTCCGGCAGCCAGATCCAGATCCAAACAGCCGCACCAGgacaccgccgccgctcctcccctcgCCGGATACggccgaaccgtcgcggccctgcCTTCCCCAGCTGCTCCTCCCTTCGCTGACATGTCCCATTCAACGTGGCTCCGTCTCCCCTAGCGGGCTCTGTGGTACGGCGATCACCGGGCAATGAGAAAGGATGGATGGCCTGGAGAAGTGAGAGATAGTGAGATAGGGGATCGGCGGGAGGAGAAACAGTGAGAGCGGATGATATAACTTTAAGATGCGTGCATGTTCATCCAATTTTGGCCGATCAAAAGGTCGTTCGTCTTTTGCAATTCTCGTAAAATATATTAGAGGTTCCGGACCCACATAGTTTGGTTCCGGTCTTATATATTTGGCTCTGTCTATTTACAACCATCAGATCTAGGTGAATGAATGGTTATTAAAAATACCAATCACTGTAAAACTTGTATTTTTTaaaatatgcatgaatgcatgatgCAAAACCCAAATCTAAAAACCTGGGATGCTACAGTAGCAGTACAGAGAGTAGGCTAGTGCGGGGAGCCAGTAATGCTACACCCACGGGCTACATCTTACAGAAATCACTTACGGATACATATGGAATCAATTGGATACTAGTCCTGAATTCATGGGAGGTAAACGGATTTAAACCAACTAAGTGCGCCCACGTAATCCCACCAGTTTCTTTCCATAACAAACTGTCCGTAACTCTAAAATTGTTGGCGGGGAGCTAGCACCCCCTGTTGGTAGTGTGAACTTGCCTTTTCTTTAGCACTCTTTTATACGATTGATACACATCTTCATGGTATATTCTCGAAAAAATTAATAGACAAGCATATGCAGATCAATCCATAAGGAACTAAGAGAAGCAAACATTTACCTCTAATGCTTCTGGGTCATCTGTGTAATGTGACTTTTGGGATATGAGAAATCAGACCAGCGTCCTCCCCTTGACATCTCTCAATCAGAATCGGACAATGTGAAATCTGCAGCTCCTTCAAGGCACCAAGGTTCCGTGAGCTTGCAGGTAAGGATGTTAGGCTGGGGCATGCGATGATAATAAACTTCGATAGGGAAATGAGATTTCCTAGCCCCTCCGGCAACACTTCTAGGCGTTGCACGTGCTCCAGCGATAGTTCTCTAAGATTGGTGAGGTTCTTCATGCTATCAGGCAAAGATGTTACGCTCGGGCAATCCATGATCTGAAACTTTTCTAGAGAAGTGAGGTTACCCAGCCATTCTGGCAGTATCTCCAGGTCCTTCAATGAACGCAAAAATAGTAATGTGAGAGAGGTTAAACATCGCACGGCCTCTGGTAATGCCCTCAACCCGTTGCACTGCATCAGCCGTAGTTCTGTCAGAGCGGTAAGGTTCTTCATGGTTGTAGGGAAAGATGTCAGCATGGGACAATCTTTGATAAAAATGTATTCTAGAGAAGTGAGATTCCCCAACCATTCTGGCAGTATCTCCAGGTCCTTCAACGACCACAAATATAGTTTTGTTAGAGACGTTAAGCATCGGAAGACCTCTGGCAATGCCCTCAAGCCGTTGCAGGAATCAACGGCACATACCTCAAGGGTGGGGAGGTGTTGAAGCCTATTCCACTTGTGTGGAGCAAAATTACAGTTTTTCACTGCCACCTGAAAAGGAACAGCAAGAGCAGAAGATGAAAACTTCCCAAATCCCCCTTTTGGCAAAACCATGCTGCTATTATCCAAGTAACAAAACATACTCCTCGGGGGATATGGTAGGAACCTCAACTTGGGACAGTCCGTTATATGCAAATAATGCAAATTAGGGATTAAGAACTCTTCATTTTCTTCACCAGACAGTGTTGTCCACAGTTCAACCAAATTCTCCATTGACTCCAGATTTATAAGTCTTAATTTTTTACAAGCTCCACCCCCATCTCCATAGAATTCGCTGCCAACTTTTGTGAGGTTGGGAATATTCAGCAGAGCTAGATATCTTAAATTTGGTAGTTGCCCAAATGGCGGAAGGTGATCACATGTTCGTAAATTTTGAAGGACGAGTAAGGTGAGAGAAGGAAGGTAGGTGGAGATGTGAGACATCCAGTTAGGGAAATCCTTGTTCATATACCCATGTAGAACAAAATGTTCAAGAGTGCGAGGAGGTACAAGCctctccagcacaatgtcctcttCTCCTTGGGGTCCCCAAGCAAGATCTAGTGCCCGCAGATCTGATTTATCACGCAGTTTGGCTCTCTCTGCATCTTCCCGTTGTGTGACATTATGAAGTTCTTTAACTTTCAATTCACGGCAGGTCAACTGTGCCAACTCCACAATGCTGCTGCATCCATTTTCTTCTATCTGACGTACACTATGTACAATTTTACCTGGCAAATTCAGATGCTTCCTAATGATACAAGCTTTATCAAACACTTTTTCAACTGTTCCCGAGACCACAAGTTGAGTTAGTGTAGTCATATCCCAGAGGCTAGATGGCAAATCATGGAAAGTTGCAGCGGAGATGTCCAAAAATTCAAGCTTCAGGTCACCTATTGAGGATGGGAGCTTTTCAAGCCTCATACAATATGACAAATTTAGATGCCTCAGCTTAAACAACTTGCAGAATGAGTCAGGCAGTATTTGAAGCTTGGAACAACTTGTTAGGTTCAAAGAGTCAAGCTCAGAAAGGTTACCGAAACACTCTGGTAGTTCCCTTAGGCCATGGCAATCTGAAAGATCTAGGTCTTTCAGGTGAACAAGCTGGCAAAATGTTTCTGGGAGCATTGAAAGCTTGTAGCAATCAGAGAAGCTTAAGAACACAAGATTTTGAAGATTACCAAAATCTTGTGGCAGGGTTTCTAGCTCATGGCAACTTGATAGGTCGAGATGCTCCAAAGACTCATGGTTAACATTGTCAGGTAGTTTGGTTAATTTTGAACAACTTGACAAGTTTAAGAATAAAAGATGTGCAAGATTACCAAAACTATCAGGTAGTTTGGTTAGCTCGGAACATCCTGACAAGTTCAGGAATAAGAGATTTGGGAGGCTACCGAAATTGTCAGGTAAATGCTGAAGAACACAACACTTTGACATGTCTAAGTGTTGTAAACATGTAATATTGCAGATTGACCGAGGCAACTGTTTCAGCATAGAACACCCCGATAGGTTGAGGAAAGAGAGTTCAGTAATCTCTTCTATCAATGCAGGCAACGTAACAAGACTGCTACTGCCAGATAGGTCCAAATAGCAAAGCTTGTGGAGGCTACAAATAAGGTCAGGCAGGGTTTCAAGTGAGGAATTGGACAGAATGAGACTTTGCAAATTTTGAAGTGTATGGATGGGCTTAGGCAGTGAGGCAAAAGGAAATCCAGTGGCATCAAGATACTTAAGTAGCTTTAATTTAAGAACTGAAGAAGGTAATACTTTTTTCTTTGGAGTAGGATCTGATTCAGCTGAACATCCACTTAGGTCCAAGTTCAAGACACGTATGTACTTGGATCGAAAAAATGCCTTAGTTGGAAAAGGCAGTTTGGCTGAAGTATTCCTAAAATGGAGGGATCTAACCTTAGATGGCAGATGTTTAAAAACGTTTGATTGGTTATGGTAGTTGATCAACTGTGCATGTCGGCAATTACGACTCTTAGCTATGTTGGGGAGACTTGGTATGGTAGCATCCATGACAAGGAATTCATTGCCCATAACTTTTGTTGCGAGATCGTGCACCAAATCATGCATGGTTAGCTCCTGACTCTTTGCTTGTGCTAGACTTGGACTGACCTGCACAGGTATCTACTATTAGCATAGGTGTTGTAAGTAAATGGAAAATCTCAGCCAACAGATTAGCCCCAgataattggaaaatactaccaaTTTTATTCAAAGAGATTGAGCTTTCCACCGAAGTATTTTATAACTTAATATGGTATCATCGCCAGGAGGACTCGAGTTGCAATAATTATTATAGAAGTTGTAGTCCATCGAATCTTGCATTCAAGAACCTACTAACTCTAGCATCCAGGGAAACAAATTCTTTAAGGACTCATCAGCCATGGGGCACACCTATGAATAGTGCCTATTTTAGGCTTTGGTCCTTGATACGCCAAAAATGACTAACTTGTACCCACACTAAGTTAAgtcctataatttttgatgcactTATTCATTCTATAAGTTTTTATGCACTTATTCTCGTTATAGTCAGGTAAACACAAAACAAATTTACTACAAAACAAATAATTCAAAATCCAAATATAaggaaaataataatattttccaataacatGTAAAGATAAAAAAACACACTGAACTAGTATAACCTCAGTTAGTATCAAGTAATAAATAAATTATATGCTGAAACAGTTGTCCATATCACAATACTATGATATTATGTGACACTGCAAGACACTGAAGTACAAGTAATAAACTTGACATCAAAGGGAAGATATAATCTTGAACCACCTGACTCTTTATCTATAAGTACAATGCATGTTACTGGCTATATATGTTAGCACATAAAACCATTACGTATGATTAAAATAGTCTAAGTTGATATCATCTAAGTAGAAAAGCATATCCTAAGAACTTCATATACATCAAACCAATGGGTTAAACGAAAACAAGTTAAGTAGTGTCACTCACCAAGGAAGGTCTTGATATCTCAAGGAAGGACATCCCCAGAAGGTAGTTGATGCAAATTTGACCATTAAACCTTGCATGAATGTATCCAAGAGCGATCCACTGTTGTATGAGACTATCACTGTCCACAACGAAACCCTTGGGGAAAGCCGCCAAATATGTGAAGCACATCTTTAATTCCAGCCTCATGAAGTGATAACTAACCATAAGGCGCTCCAATGTGGTCTCTTGAACAACTTGTGTATCTCTTATTGCTTGCCATGCCTCCACAGTCCTTAACTGGGACATAACATGCCCAAGAGCTTTTGCCACGAGAGGTAACCCACCACACTTCCCAGCAATTTCTCTTCCTAATCTTTCTTGTGTGACACTAAGGTTATCACCAGGCTTAAATGCTCTCTGTTTCATTACTATCCAGCAATCATTTGGTGACAAAACATCCAAATTTATCTGGTCAGTGCACTCGGTGTTCAGGCTTTCCACTACACTTTGGTTACGGGTAGTTACTATAACCTTGCTACCCTTGCAGTCATGTGGTAGCATCAACTTCAATTTGTCCAACTCACTCCAATTTTCTTCCCAAAGATCATCCAAAACGATCAAGTATCTTTTAGTTGCAAGTTCGTTTCTCAGATTATCATGCAGAAACTGCAAAGTGCAGTTATCAAGGTTGATAATGCTATTTATGCTTTTGATGATGGAACTCCCAATTTTAATCAAATTAAACTCCTTAGACACATGAACCCACACCTTCACATCGAATACCTTCACTCTATTGTCTACAAATACTGTTTGGGCCAATGTTGTCTTTCCTATACCACCAAGTCCAACAATTGGAATGACAGAGATGTGCTCATTATCTTCATTTTTCAACAGAAGGTTGATTATCTTGTCCACTTGGGTACCTCTCCCTACCATTTGAGTTTTCAGGACTTCATCATTGGTGGGTGCAAAAGTTTCATCGTTTCTGCTCCCTTCTACCTTTTGTTCGTGATGCACAAGATTGAGCATCTGCCCATCCCTTTCTATTTCTTCTATTCTCTTCCTCAAGTTCTTGATCTTGTGAGGTACGGTTATACGCTGGTAGAGTTGATTGTCCCGTGAAAAGAATAGCTTCAGCTGTTAAAGATATTGAAGTCCACATCAGCCGTTAAGCACATTTGCATTAAGGAGATTCTGTGCGTTCATCTTTGTAAAGAATAATTGAAGATATACCATAGAAGCAACAACTAGTGAAATGGGCTTTATTTTCAAAAAAGGAAACATTCACAGCGAAAATGCTCAACGGAACCTGGCAACGGGCGAGGATGAAATCGTGCCCATGCAATGATTGGAGATTAGGAAGTACTAATGTATTGCACTTAGTATAGTGCTATGTATTGATGCATTCGCCAGCTGTGTATGTGAGCTAAATTTAATGAATTGGGTCTGCATGTTGACTAAATCAACCGCAATCATTGTTAGCTGACCAGACATGCGTCACCAACCAGTAACGTTTAAGCCTACAATTTAATTAGAGTTAGATTCGTCTCTTAATATCAGAGCAACAGTAAAAAAATCAAGCtaattaaaaatatttttcaatCAACGAAAATTTATAATTATCATGGCTTAGAAAAAAGTGTCATTATATATTCGCTTGAGAAATCAAATTTAATATCTTGAATTTTTCCTATTTTGCACATATTCAAAAATTAATGGTTTTCAAACacgatttcatttttttttgcatcagaTAGTTTAAAACATTGTATCAATCCCTATTTTTAGCATTTAAAATTCTAGGCAGAGGAAACTTTAATGCTCTAAAATTTTGAACAGCGTATAATGGACGGAGTGCAAACTAAAAGTAGAAGGTAAAAACATTCAACATGTGTTTACTGTCAATGAAAATATCTGATTGCAAACCTGGAACAATTTTCTTGACCGGTAAATAATGGTGTACAACTATATTAGAAAATTTTAACGATTGGAAAAAAATTCCCAGGTCAAGGTTCGAAAACACAAATGTGTTTGTGCTAAAAAAGTTCACAAGTTCAAGGGCGTGGTTTTAAATAAAAATGTTCATAGTTTCAGAATACACTAATGGCTACCGATAAAATCCACAGGTATAAAAAAAATCATgatgtttaattttttttcatggGTTTCAAAATGTTATTAATGTATTAGCCAAAAAATTAAAAGCAATGTAACCAGTTGTATGCACTATGCAAAATGAAATGTCCTATTTTTTGAATGCACAGGAACACTACTAGACTGCGTCCATGTTGAATGACCACCTAATCTCACAAAATTTGCACCAACAAAAAAGGCAAAATCTGATAAGATGACAAAATCAACAAAAAATTGACAAAATTTTGGAGGTTTGAATTGCACTAGTTCAATACTTTACCTATCAGATTTTATCCTTTTTAGTGCAGCCAATCATGCGGTTATTTTAAGTTCAGATTTTTTTCACGTTCTTAGAGTACATAATTTTTTATCTCTATATATTGTTTTTCTAATTTTGAAAAACTTCAAAACACCATTTTTATGCTGTTTTAAAACATCCTCTACAAGAATCGCGCGAGATCCGAAGGATCCGATTCCTGAGATTAGTAGCCCGTGCCGAAACAAAATCTGCCCATGAAGCTAAAAGGTTTAATTGCTACTGCCACTACCAGCGAACGATTCATTAAATTCAGTACGTGGGATAAATATGGTCAATAACTGCACCATGATTCACTACATCCACTCAATTAGCTCTATGATTATGGGTGTGAACCAGCACAGAATTATCCATGATACTAATCAAGGTTTAGTACGCGCgcgccttataaactgtgagagagggagtacatgCAAGGCTGCCTGCTTGCATTAAATGGAACGCATTGAATTCGCTAGGCCCCTATACTGAATGTGCAATCAAAACGCTCCCACTTGCATACTGCCAGGAGTATATCATGCGTATAAAGAAACTTAAATCATGTGTATTAATTCGACCCTATATTAGGTGCTAATCACATAGCAATCATTAACGCAAGGGATTTCAACCTCGCGCGTAGACGGGTCCCAAACGTGCGGGTCGACATTCACGGTATCTTTACAAATACAACTCTTGTGTTACTCCGTAAATCAAGACAACAAAGATTAGCCTACGCCTCTTTTTTTGACATGCCAGCTAACAAGGCAACACATTAATTATATGAAAAAAAATTAAGAGAACCCTTGCTTTCTTTTTCATAAAACCACATGATTTTTTGTCATAACAGACTACATGTTTTGCACTTTCAGTGTACCTGACAGTTGAGAGTATAATCTAGGTGTAAAACAATGTTTCACGGAACTGAAATGGAACAACCCAACAAACTTTTTTCAACAGAATAAGATTTTCATATACGTACAAGAAAGTTAGAAAGTAGACATCAAAATACAGTGAAACGGGAGGGTATAATACTTGTGTTGGTAGACATCAAAATATTCAGGATGAAGAGTCAGGGGAATCTCAATATGCGAAGTAAATACCTTTCGTTGGATTTTCTGAATGAGCTCCGTAGCAGCCAACTCTTCCAGAACATCCTCAACATCATAGATCACAGAGTTCAATTTCGCAAGCCATCGCTCAACAGCTTCTCCGCTGGTTCCTCCGTGACGCAACTTATGGTCGGCATCATGCACCACAGCCTCCAGATCTTCCATTTTCCCCACCATCTTTAATGCATCATCTTTGAACCCCCACTGCAGGGCGACCTCGTCTGCAGCCAAATCACCAAGCTTGCCAGCGATTTGTTTCACCATGGCACTCGCAACCATCTCCCCGACCCCGACCATGGCTTGGCAGCGACCTCTTGCTCTCTCACAAGGCTAAGGAGAGCTATGCGTGCTCGGGGTCAACCAAGACAATGAGATCTGAGATGCAGTTTAGAAATCTGTGTTTTTTTTTAACAAGGGTTGGGACCCAGATGCTGctaatactagttgaatgcccgtgcgttgctacgaccCATTAATTTATTTTCTTGTCAATAGATAATACATCCAAAATATTAATAGGTGTAGAAGGACACGGCTATATAAGAGTAATAACTCCAACAGATACCCAAAGATGGTTATTTAGTATAATGGAATTTTATTTTTAGAAGGCTTGGCTGACCTTACATATCAGATATTGAACCCATACTATAAAAAATAGTGTCACATAGAGCCACCTGTTAGTGATCCACCCTCTCACCCAAGGACAAGGCTAGGAGCCTCTTTCTAAATCACGTTATACAAATGTTTTGTCGGAGCTAACCATTTCAACTTCCTAATGTAAATTTTGGAAAAGCTTGATTTTCTAACCTCTCACCATCCGATGCATGCCACCATGGTCCAATCACAAAAAACGCAGAAAAACATGATGAACAACAAAAACATTGATACTCCAATAACAATGTTTGGAGTATTGAAAACCAAACATGATTCGGGAGTCAACAAAACATTGTAATTCGAATCTAGAGCTCCTTAGCTTCCCTCTACTAATATGGCCATTAACCGGTGACGACGACGTCTCACGTACCAGCGCCAACCATTGTAAAATCATCTTACTTGTAAAATTTGAGCAAAGTAGTACAATCTCTCAGATACATACCATGTTAACCGGTGGCGACGGCGTGTGCTAACCATTGTAAATAAGTGAAccatgaagaagaagaatactcGCAACATCAATACCTAGAATAAAACCTGACGCTTTTACAAAGCAGAAGAACATAGTACTTGAAATATAAAAATAAGATAGGTATATCACAGACACCACGATATAACCCGCGCACACTGTATATGCCTTCATGTGCAAAAGGAGATATTCAAAAAGAAAGGATCTACAGGACCTAAGCATCAAGCTGTAAGGTTTAATATAATATACTTGTATTTGATGTTAATGACAGTAAGCTATATTTTGGGCTAGTACTCCAATAAAAAGATCAGTTCTGCCAATGGCAAGTATGAATATGTGAACGCAGTACTTATTCCTTAAACAGAAACTACCCATCTTAACTATGCAAAATTGACACTAGCAACCATTGCATTGATCAGTTTCAGAACAATATTTAACGATTATTTGGTACAGTAGCAGATATATTATTATAAACCATGAGGTGTAATTAAATTCTTGCACTTGAAAACTTTGAGCTTGTACTTAAAATAGTCCAGAACAGGCAATGAGTTATTTTTAGTGGAAAGACCATAGAAGGAATTGCTTTGTTCCTCAGTAGATCTCACAGCCTGCGTCACCGCGCTCTGCATATATGTTAACTGCAACACTGTGCACCTGGCAGCTCGAGCAGCCACAAACGTCTTGAGCAGCGACATGAAGATGTATGTGTTCGAAACAATGCCCGCCAGACACCATGGCTAGTTAAAAGCACAACAAGAAATGTGAAAATTCAGAGCAGTCAGATTTCCTCCATCAGACACACCTTTATCATCACGCAGCCGGAACCTCCGCAATTATAGCAACATTAGCCCATGTTTGCATCCTAGGACGCCCCAGGTTCCTTGTGGAACTAAGTACCAATCAGTCATCAACATAAACAGGCAGGGAATTAGTTTAAGTATCTAGTGTAAATTGGTTTTCACGTCTAATGCATCAACCATGTGGAACTTCAACTTTTGAGCATACCTTCCTCGGATGAATTATGGGCCACTAACAACAAGAAAATATACTTCTAACTAcggaataatttttgaggtgacactgGCAGTCCTAGCTCATCCTCCTGcatcagataataataaaactgaTTCATCGCAAATTAACATGGTCACCTAGTTGTCAGTCCTAGCTCATCCTCCTACCACGTACCAAGTCACAAACGACAAATGCGAGAAAGACATGCATAAATTGACAAAAGATACTAAACATTGAGTTTGGATTTCAGAACCCATGCATTGTTTCTATCATGTCAATTCATTCCCAAGGAAAGAAACACCATGATTCAGAATGACCTAATGCCAAGTTAAGAATGTTGTGCAAATTGCACTCTTCTGTGACATGGTAGATGCACTTGGAGTTCACTTACCTGGTGCCTGCTTACTGGAACTGATGTAGGACAAGtcaagatcaggttcctcgtctgGCTTAAGATATGACGGGGCTGCAGCAGACTCAAACTCCATATCAGCTTCCAGACCATCGAGCTCGGCAATTTTCAGAGAACAGTATATCAAGAGAAATATCCAACTCGCCATGGCAATACAGCGATAGAGACATGCCTTGGACAAAAGCCAAAGAAATGAACCTAAGCTGTTTATGACACATAGCTATGTTGTTATAGTCTATAACCATTCATGAAGAGGGAAGGGCCAACTACCAAAAGAGCAATAAATAAAGCCATCTAAACTTACAGAATTAGACCAACAATGGAGAAATTACACCTCAAAATCATCCATCCAGATTACTATGTAATATCATCCATCCAGATTACTACGTAATATGAAAACAAAATACTACTTGTGCCAACGAATTACCATCTTTATTACTATCAGCTAAAAGGGGACTCACATATAGATGTTACAAATGTAGAATGAGGAAATATCACCATCGCCTCAGCATAAAAATCAGGCAATATAACATGATAATCAGCCATGTTGAAATCTGATATTAGCAGTCATGTACATAAGCATcattatttccaaacatatttctgCATTATCGTATATAGCAAATTGGGAACTCAAATCAAAATAAGACAATAGCTATTGACCGAAAAAAGATGAGACCAACATATTATATTTCCAGAGAATTAAATGAG contains:
- the LOC124664787 gene encoding putative disease resistance protein RGA4; this encodes MVGVGEMVASAMVKQIAGKLGDLAADEVALQWGFKDDALKMVGKMEDLEAVVHDADHKLRHGGTSGEAVERWLAKLNSVIYDVEDVLEELAATELIQKIQRKLKLFFSRDNQLYQRITVPHKIKNLRKRIEEIERDGQMLNLVHHEQKVEGSRNDETFAPTNDEVLKTQMVGRGTQVDKIINLLLKNEDNEHISVIPIVGLGGIGKTTLAQTVFVDNRVKVFDVKVWVHVSKEFNLIKIGSSIIKSINSIINLDNCTLQFLHDNLRNELATKRYLIVLDDLWEENWSELDKLKLMLPHDCKGSKVIVTTRNQSVVESLNTECTDQINLDVLSPNDCWIVMKQRAFKPGDNLSVTQERLGREIAGKCGGLPLVAKALGHVMSQLRTVEAWQAIRDTQVVQETTLERLMVSYHFMRLELKMCFTYLAAFPKGFVVDSDSLIQQWIALGYIHARFNGQICINYLLGMSFLEISRPSLVSPSLAQAKSQELTMHDLVHDLATKVMGNEFLVMDATIPSLPNIAKSRNCRHAQLINYHNQSNVFKHLPSKVRSLHFRNTSAKLPFPTKAFFRSKYIRVLNLDLSGCSAESDPTPKKKVLPSSVLKLKLLKYLDATGFPFASLPKPIHTLQNLQSLILSNSSLETLPDLICSLHKLCYLDLSGSSSLVTLPALIEEITELSFLNLSGCSMLKQLPRSICNITCLQHLDMSKCCLTKLPDSFGNLAHLLFLNLSSCSKLTKLPDNVNHESLEHLDLSSCHELETLPQDFGNLQNLVFLSFSDCYKLSMLPETFCQLVHLKDLDLSDCHGLRELPECFGNLSELDSLNLTSCSKLQILPDSFCKLFKLRHLNLSYCMRLEKLPSSIGDLKLEFLDISAATFHDLPSSLWDMTTLTQLVVSGTVEKVFDKACIIRKHLNLPGKIVHSVRQIEENGCSSIVELAQLTCRELKVKELHNVTQREDAERAKLRDKSDLRALDLAWGPQGEEDIVLERLVPPRTLEHFVLHGYMNKDFPNWMSHISTYLPSLTLLVLQNLRTCDHLPPFGQLPNLRYLALLNIPNLTKVGSEFYGDGGGACKKLRLINLESMENLVELWTTLSGEENEEFLIPNLHYLHITDCPKLRFLPYPPRSMFCYLDNSSMVLPKGGFGKFSSSALAVPFQVAVKNCNFAPHKWNRLQHLPTLEVCAVDSCNGLRALPEVFRCLTSLTKLYLWSLKDLEILPEWLGNLTSLEYIFIKDCPMLTSFPTTMKNLTALTELRLMQCNGLRALPEAVRCLTSLTLLFLRSLKDLEILPEWLGNLTSLEKFQIMDCPSVTSLPDSMKNLTNLRELSLEHVQRLEVLPEGLGNLISLSKFIIIACPSLTSLPASSRNLGALKELQISHCPILIERCQGEDAGLISHIPKVTLHR